From Sphingomonas hengshuiensis, one genomic window encodes:
- the purL gene encoding phosphoribosylformylglycinamidine synthase subunit PurL translates to MTQITPEIVAEHGLSPEEYDRVLHAMGREPNLTELGIFSVMWSEHCSYKSSRIHLKKLPTEGPQVICGPGENAGVIDIGDGQAAIFKMESHNHPSYIEPYQGAATGVGGILRDVFTMGARPIANLNALRFGRPDHPKMRHLIAGVVHGIGGYGNCVGVPTVGGEVNFHPAYDGNILVNAMTVGVADQDKIFYSAASGVGNSIVYVGSKTGRDGIHGATMASADFGEDSEEKRPTVQVGDPFTEKLLIEACLELMASDAIVAIQDMGAAGLTSSSVEMASKGGVGIELIMDDVPQRETGMTPYEMMLSESQERMLMVLKPGREDFAQAIFRKWELDFAVIGHVTDTGRMVLKWKGDVVADIPLAPLADEAPLYDRPHVPTPKRAPLTDLPETTDVAADLLKLMASPDIASRRWIWEQYDHMVGGDTVQRPGGDAAVVRVHGTQKGLAMTTDCTPRYCFADPVEGGKQAIAEAYRNLSAVGATPLAVTNCLNFANPQRPEIMGQIVGCLEGMSEACRTLDFPIVSGNVSLYNESKATGGGSAILPTPAIGGVGLLKDWSKSCTIGFKGTGDIIIALGERSGHLGQSIWLRELHGREEGPPPPVDLMMERRLGVFVRKAICGGAITACHDVSDGGLAVTLAEMALASGIGAIIDQPQPFGIAGSFFGEDQGLYVVTVADEALADFLVAADNAGLAADPIGRTIASRLIFELEDGDYCVTIDDLRAAHEGFFPALMGAPA, encoded by the coding sequence ATGACTCAGATCACGCCCGAAATCGTCGCCGAACACGGCCTTTCGCCCGAGGAATATGATCGCGTCCTGCACGCGATGGGGCGCGAGCCCAATCTGACCGAACTCGGCATCTTCTCGGTGATGTGGTCCGAGCATTGCAGCTACAAGTCGAGCCGCATCCATTTGAAGAAGCTCCCGACCGAGGGCCCCCAGGTGATCTGCGGCCCCGGCGAGAATGCCGGGGTGATCGACATTGGCGACGGCCAGGCCGCGATCTTCAAGATGGAGAGCCACAACCACCCCTCCTATATCGAGCCCTATCAGGGCGCCGCGACGGGCGTCGGCGGCATCCTGCGCGACGTGTTCACGATGGGCGCGCGGCCGATCGCGAACCTCAACGCGCTGCGCTTCGGTCGCCCCGACCATCCCAAGATGCGCCACCTGATCGCGGGCGTCGTCCACGGCATTGGCGGCTATGGCAATTGCGTCGGCGTCCCCACCGTCGGCGGCGAAGTCAATTTCCACCCCGCCTATGACGGCAATATCCTGGTCAATGCGATGACCGTCGGCGTCGCCGATCAGGACAAGATCTTCTATTCGGCGGCATCGGGCGTCGGCAATTCGATCGTCTATGTCGGGTCGAAGACCGGGCGCGACGGCATCCACGGCGCGACCATGGCCAGCGCGGACTTCGGCGAGGACAGCGAGGAAAAGCGCCCCACCGTCCAGGTCGGCGACCCCTTCACCGAGAAACTGCTGATCGAGGCCTGCCTCGAACTGATGGCCTCCGACGCGATCGTCGCGATCCAGGACATGGGCGCAGCGGGCCTCACCTCCTCGTCGGTCGAGATGGCGAGCAAGGGCGGCGTCGGGATCGAGCTGATCATGGACGACGTGCCCCAGCGCGAAACGGGGATGACCCCGTACGAGATGATGCTCTCCGAATCGCAGGAGCGCATGCTGATGGTGCTCAAGCCCGGCCGCGAGGATTTCGCGCAAGCGATCTTCCGCAAATGGGAACTCGATTTCGCGGTCATCGGCCATGTCACCGACACGGGCCGCATGGTGCTGAAGTGGAAGGGCGATGTCGTCGCCGACATCCCGCTCGCCCCGCTGGCGGACGAAGCCCCGCTCTATGATCGCCCGCATGTCCCCACGCCCAAGCGCGCGCCGCTGACCGACTTGCCCGAAACCACCGATGTCGCCGCCGATCTGCTCAAGCTGATGGCATCGCCCGACATCGCCAGCCGCCGCTGGATCTGGGAACAGTACGACCACATGGTCGGCGGCGACACCGTCCAGCGCCCCGGCGGCGATGCGGCGGTGGTCCGCGTCCATGGCACGCAGAAGGGGCTGGCGATGACCACCGACTGCACCCCGCGCTATTGCTTCGCCGATCCGGTCGAGGGCGGGAAACAGGCGATCGCAGAGGCCTATCGCAACCTCTCCGCCGTCGGCGCGACGCCGCTCGCGGTCACCAACTGCCTCAACTTCGCGAACCCCCAGCGCCCCGAGATCATGGGCCAGATCGTCGGCTGCCTCGAGGGGATGAGCGAGGCGTGCCGCACGCTCGACTTCCCGATCGTGTCGGGCAACGTCTCGCTCTATAACGAGAGCAAGGCCACCGGCGGCGGCTCCGCGATCCTCCCCACCCCCGCGATCGGCGGCGTCGGGCTGCTCAAGGACTGGTCGAAGAGCTGCACGATCGGGTTCAAGGGCACCGGCGACATCATCATCGCGCTGGGCGAGCGTTCGGGCCATCTCGGCCAGTCGATCTGGCTGCGCGAGCTTCATGGCCGCGAGGAGGGCCCCCCGCCCCCCGTCGACCTGATGATGGAGCGCCGGCTGGGCGTGTTCGTGCGCAAGGCGATCTGCGGCGGCGCGATCACGGCGTGCCATGACGTGTCCGACGGCGGCCTGGCGGTAACGCTCGCCGAAATGGCGCTCGCCTCGGGAATCGGCGCGATTATCGACCAGCCCCAGCCCTTCGGCATTGCGGGCAGCTTCTTTGGCGAGGACCAGGGGCTGTACGTGGTTACCGTGGCGGACGAGGCGCTGGCCGATTTCCTCGTCGCCGCCGACAATGCCGGGCTCGCCGCCGATCCGATCGGCCGCACGATCGCCAGCCGGCTGATCTTCGAGCTGGAGGACGGCGATTATTGCGTGACGATCGACGATCTCCGCGCCGCGCACGAAGGCTTCTTCCCCGCGCTGATGGGTGCACCCGCCTGA
- a CDS encoding DUF3052 family protein, with protein MTMAYSGTSLAETLGLKPGIRCWFHNMPENVRAAIDPEGLSVEEQPTASDGLQCAHLFVTERDRLAREMAALRPLLATNGFIWVSWPQPGATMTTDLSLDIVRDVVRPAGLLESGLCAVDAEWSALKLVNRKD; from the coding sequence ATGACCATGGCCTATTCGGGAACGTCGCTCGCCGAAACGCTGGGGCTGAAGCCCGGCATCCGGTGCTGGTTCCACAACATGCCGGAGAATGTGCGCGCAGCGATCGATCCCGAGGGGCTGTCGGTCGAGGAACAGCCGACGGCGTCCGACGGGCTGCAATGCGCGCATCTGTTCGTCACCGAACGCGATCGGCTCGCGCGCGAGATGGCGGCGCTGCGCCCGCTGCTGGCGACCAACGGCTTCATCTGGGTGTCCTGGCCGCAACCGGGCGCGACGATGACGACCGACCTTAGCCTCGATATCGTCCGCGACGTGGTGCGCCCCGCGGGGCTGCTCGAAAGCGGCCTGTGCGCGGTCGATGCGGAATGGTCGGCGCTCAAGCTGGTAAATCGTAAAGATTAG
- a CDS encoding nitroreductase family protein, which translates to MNDPAAVPWRPYPDMTDADRVARATAFMEDLRLRHSCRTFADTPVPRAVIEAAVRAAGSAPSGANHQPWHFALVSSPEAKAAIRVSAEEEERRFYGGGGGTEWLGAIAPLGTTADKPYLEIAPWLIVVFGQRRGGPNPDDRLPNYYVTESVGIACGMLLATLHQAGVATLVHTPNPMRFLNRICVRPEDEKPIMLIAAGHPAPDATIPTHALHRKPLDQIASWL; encoded by the coding sequence ATGAACGACCCGGCGGCCGTCCCGTGGCGGCCCTATCCAGACATGACCGATGCAGACCGCGTGGCGCGTGCCACCGCGTTCATGGAGGACCTGCGCCTGCGCCACAGCTGCCGAACCTTCGCCGACACGCCGGTTCCGCGCGCAGTGATCGAGGCGGCGGTGCGCGCGGCGGGATCGGCCCCCAGCGGCGCCAACCACCAGCCCTGGCATTTCGCGCTCGTCTCCTCGCCCGAGGCAAAGGCCGCGATTCGCGTGTCGGCGGAGGAGGAGGAGCGGCGCTTCTACGGCGGCGGCGGCGGCACCGAATGGCTCGGCGCGATCGCCCCGCTCGGCACGACCGCGGACAAGCCCTATCTCGAAATCGCGCCCTGGCTGATCGTCGTGTTCGGCCAGCGCCGCGGCGGCCCGAACCCCGATGACCGGCTGCCCAATTATTATGTCACCGAATCGGTCGGAATCGCCTGCGGGATGCTGCTGGCGACGCTGCACCAGGCGGGGGTGGCGACCTTGGTCCACACCCCCAATCCGATGCGCTTCCTCAACCGCATCTGCGTCCGCCCGGAGGATGAGAAGCCGATAATGCTGATCGCCGCGGGCCACCCCGCCCCCGACGCGACGATCCCCACCCACGCGCTGCACAGAAAGCCGCTCGATCAGATCGCGAGCTGGCTGTAG
- a CDS encoding DUF418 domain-containing protein: MNHTADQHEPTHHVAAPDRLVSLDIVRGVAVLGILLLNIVNFAMPEAAYVNPRAYGGWHGADLVAYLINFVLFDGKMRGLFSFLFGASMLLVIDRAHAAGRPAARVHFARMAWLLLFGLAHLWLVWRGDILVHYALIGMIAFTLRGMRVERLLALGITLVLANTLLFATMPLMVWQLSHPAADAAEAARNADALQSLVSALGVPPPAEIARELALYRSDYATILADRFRNDLATPLGALLFGGPETLAYMLFGMAGLRSGMLRGAWAPARYRRWLLVCWGIALPGYVALAAYLVASGFGLFAVALAVLTLAAPLRPLMITGWACLILLLARRGGPLAARLAATGRMAFTNYLATSLICTTLFYGYGLGWFGSLSRWQLYPVVALVWAAMLLWSQPWLARFRFGPFEWLWRSLARASLQPMRIAPPQ; this comes from the coding sequence GTGAACCACACCGCCGACCAGCACGAACCGACGCACCACGTCGCAGCACCGGACCGGCTGGTGTCGCTCGACATCGTGCGCGGTGTCGCGGTGCTCGGCATCCTCCTGCTCAACATCGTGAACTTCGCGATGCCCGAGGCGGCCTATGTCAATCCGCGCGCCTATGGCGGCTGGCACGGCGCCGACCTCGTCGCCTATCTGATCAATTTCGTGCTGTTCGACGGCAAGATGCGCGGGCTGTTCTCGTTCCTGTTCGGCGCATCGATGCTGCTGGTGATCGATCGCGCGCACGCGGCGGGGCGCCCGGCGGCGCGCGTGCATTTCGCGCGCATGGCGTGGCTGCTGCTGTTCGGGCTCGCGCATCTGTGGCTGGTGTGGCGCGGCGACATCCTCGTCCATTATGCGCTGATCGGGATGATCGCCTTCACGCTCAGGGGGATGCGCGTCGAACGCCTGCTCGCGCTCGGCATAACGTTGGTGCTGGCCAACACGCTGTTGTTCGCGACGATGCCGCTGATGGTGTGGCAGCTTTCGCATCCTGCCGCCGATGCAGCGGAGGCGGCGCGCAACGCCGACGCGCTGCAATCGCTGGTCAGCGCCCTCGGCGTCCCGCCCCCGGCGGAGATCGCCCGCGAACTGGCGCTGTACCGCAGCGATTACGCCACGATCCTCGCCGATCGCTTCCGTAACGACCTGGCGACTCCGCTCGGCGCGCTCCTGTTCGGCGGTCCGGAGACGCTGGCCTATATGTTGTTCGGCATGGCCGGGCTGCGCAGCGGCATGCTGCGGGGGGCATGGGCGCCGGCGCGCTATCGCCGCTGGCTGCTGGTCTGCTGGGGGATCGCGCTCCCCGGCTATGTCGCGCTCGCCGCCTATCTGGTCGCCTCCGGGTTCGGCCTGTTCGCCGTCGCGCTCGCGGTGCTGACGCTTGCCGCGCCGCTGCGCCCGCTGATGATTACAGGCTGGGCGTGCCTGATCCTTCTGCTCGCGCGGCGCGGCGGCCCGCTCGCCGCGCGGCTGGCCGCGACGGGGCGGATGGCGTTCACCAATTACCTCGCGACCAGCCTGATCTGCACGACGCTCTTCTACGGCTATGGCCTTGGCTGGTTCGGGTCGCTGTCGCGCTGGCAGCTCTATCCCGTCGTCGCGCTGGTCTGGGCGGCGATGCTGCTCTGGTCGCAGCCCTGGCTCGCGCGTTTCCGATTCGGCCCGTTCGAATGGCTGTGGCGCAGCCTCGCCCGCGCCAGCCTCCAGCCGATGCGAATCGCGCCACCGCAGTAA
- a CDS encoding (2Fe-2S)-binding protein: protein MVVCVCNAIREKDVRQAARGGATSACQAYRALGLQPKCGQCVPFAREIINEERAAA, encoded by the coding sequence ATGGTCGTCTGCGTTTGCAATGCAATTCGGGAGAAGGATGTCCGCCAGGCGGCACGCGGCGGGGCAACCAGCGCCTGCCAGGCCTATCGCGCGCTCGGCCTCCAGCCCAAATGCGGCCAGTGCGTTCCTTTCGCCCGCGAAATCATCAACGAGGAACGCGCGGCTGCGTGA
- the bfr gene encoding bacterioferritin translates to MKGDAKVLEFLNEVLKNELTAINQYWLHYRMLDNWGVRKLAELERHESIDEMKHADKLAERILFLDGLPNFQLLGRLRIGETVEEILRADLAVEVEAIAILRDAIQHCEAVRDYVSRDLFAHILESEEEHVDTLERQFDMIARMGLENYIQLNSKAEDAS, encoded by the coding sequence ATGAAGGGCGACGCGAAGGTCCTCGAATTCCTCAACGAGGTCCTCAAGAACGAACTCACTGCGATCAACCAATATTGGTTGCACTATCGCATGCTCGACAATTGGGGCGTCAGGAAGCTCGCCGAGCTCGAGCGCCACGAATCGATCGACGAGATGAAGCACGCCGACAAGCTGGCGGAGCGCATCCTGTTCCTCGACGGCCTGCCCAATTTCCAGCTCCTCGGCCGGCTGCGCATCGGTGAGACCGTGGAGGAAATCCTCCGCGCCGATCTCGCGGTGGAAGTCGAGGCGATCGCCATCCTGCGCGACGCGATCCAGCATTGCGAAGCGGTGCGCGATTATGTCAGCCGCGACCTGTTCGCCCATATCCTCGAAAGCGAGGAAGAACATGTCGACACGCTCGAACGCCAGTTCGACATGATCGCGCGGATGGGACTCGAAAACTACATCCAGCTCAACAGCAAGGCCGAAGACGCCAGCTAA
- a CDS encoding Hpt domain-containing protein, whose translation MDATVGRVPLVEGNALSQARAELGASFARILGYFREDGVKSVSAIEAAMRAQNAAALVIPAHTLKGDALQFGAEPLADLAEAIEFLARDCVEQHEAPTQALALVAQLRPLFEATLELLERETNPLVSRRPAFGRRAAAGA comes from the coding sequence ATGGACGCGACGGTTGGCAGGGTTCCGTTGGTGGAGGGGAATGCGTTGTCGCAGGCCCGGGCGGAGCTTGGCGCCAGTTTTGCGCGCATTCTCGGCTATTTCCGCGAGGACGGAGTCAAGTCGGTGTCGGCGATCGAAGCGGCGATGCGCGCGCAGAATGCCGCCGCGCTGGTGATCCCGGCGCACACGCTGAAAGGCGACGCGCTCCAGTTCGGCGCAGAGCCGCTGGCCGACCTTGCCGAAGCGATCGAATTCCTGGCGCGCGACTGTGTCGAGCAGCACGAGGCGCCGACACAGGCGCTGGCGCTGGTCGCGCAGCTGCGCCCGTTGTTCGAGGCGACGCTGGAACTGCTCGAGCGCGAGACCAATCCGCTGGTCTCGCGCCGCCCCGCCTTTGGCCGTCGTGCCGCAGCGGGCGCCTGA
- the der gene encoding ribosome biogenesis GTPase Der translates to MPNPTVAIIGRPNVGKSTLFNRLVGKRLALVDDQPGVTRDRREGEATLLGMDFRIIDTAGYEDDDAATLPGRMRAQTEAAVADSDVALFLIDARAGVTPLDEEISRWLRSTDRPVVLMANKAEGRAGESGILEAMALGLGDPIPFSAEHGEGLVDLFEALRPHIDRPDAEEEPEEDPESPDAPLKLAVVGRPNAGKSTLINKLLGQDRLITGPEAGITRDSIAIDWDWTDAEGKPRAVRLIDTAGMRKKARVQEKLEKLSVADALHAVDFAEVVVLLLDATRGMEVQDLKIADRVLQEGRALVIALNKWDVAEDPSKLFNGVKGALDEGLAQVKGVPLLTVSAATGKGLDMLMKVAFETREAWSRRITTGQLNRWFERAIEANPPPAPGGKRIKPRYVTQNKSRPPSFILFGTRVDLLPVSYQRYLVNSLRREFDFGAVPVRLTLRAPKNPFDHDKH, encoded by the coding sequence ATGCCCAATCCCACCGTCGCGATCATCGGTCGCCCCAATGTCGGCAAGTCGACGCTGTTCAACCGCCTGGTCGGCAAGCGGCTGGCGCTGGTCGACGACCAGCCCGGCGTGACGCGCGACCGGCGCGAGGGCGAGGCGACGTTGCTGGGGATGGATTTCCGGATCATCGACACCGCCGGATATGAGGATGACGATGCCGCGACGCTGCCCGGGCGGATGCGCGCGCAGACCGAGGCGGCGGTGGCCGATTCGGACGTCGCGTTGTTCCTGATCGACGCGCGCGCGGGCGTGACGCCGCTCGACGAGGAAATCTCGCGCTGGCTGCGCAGCACCGATCGCCCGGTCGTGCTGATGGCGAACAAGGCCGAGGGGCGCGCGGGCGAATCGGGTATCCTCGAGGCGATGGCGCTGGGGCTGGGCGATCCCATCCCGTTTTCGGCCGAGCATGGCGAAGGGCTGGTCGACCTGTTCGAGGCGCTGCGCCCGCATATCGATCGCCCGGACGCCGAGGAAGAGCCCGAGGAGGACCCCGAATCGCCCGATGCCCCGCTCAAGCTGGCGGTGGTCGGTCGTCCCAATGCGGGCAAGTCGACGCTGATCAACAAGCTGCTGGGGCAGGATCGGCTGATCACCGGGCCCGAGGCGGGGATCACGCGCGATTCGATCGCGATCGACTGGGACTGGACCGACGCCGAGGGCAAGCCGCGCGCGGTGCGGCTGATCGACACGGCGGGCATGCGCAAAAAGGCGCGGGTGCAGGAGAAGCTGGAGAAGCTGTCGGTCGCCGATGCGCTGCACGCCGTCGACTTTGCCGAAGTCGTGGTGCTGCTGCTCGACGCGACGCGGGGCATGGAGGTGCAGGACCTCAAGATCGCCGACCGCGTGCTCCAGGAGGGCCGCGCGCTCGTCATCGCGCTCAACAAATGGGATGTCGCCGAGGACCCGTCCAAGCTGTTCAACGGCGTCAAGGGCGCGCTCGACGAGGGGCTGGCGCAGGTCAAGGGCGTGCCTTTGCTCACCGTATCGGCGGCGACGGGCAAGGGGCTCGACATGCTGATGAAGGTCGCGTTCGAGACGCGCGAGGCATGGTCGCGGCGGATCACCACCGGCCAGCTCAACCGCTGGTTCGAGCGCGCGATCGAGGCGAACCCGCCCCCCGCGCCGGGCGGCAAGCGGATCAAGCCGCGCTATGTGACGCAGAACAAGTCGCGCCCGCCGAGCTTCATCCTGTTCGGGACGCGCGTCGACCTGCTGCCGGTGAGCTATCAGCGCTATCTGGTCAACAGCCTGCGCCGCGAATTCGATTTCGGCGCGGTGCCGGTGCGGCTGACGCTGCGCGCGCCGAAGAACCCGTTCGACCACGACAAGCATTAA
- a CDS encoding PQQ-like beta-propeller repeat protein — protein sequence MNNKLRVTAAIAALALVSGCGVFKGGGKKTPVLGDRVPILMSETDILADKSVAGIEVLLPAAEPNDGWRQPGGNASKSMGHLALGETLTRVWSKDVAKPSKRERMAAAPVISDNRLFVVDTGGVVHAMAADTGATLWTAETATEKGNKGARFGGGASVEGDRVYATNGLGDVVALNAADGAVLWHKRPGGPLRGSPTIASGNVYVVTQDNQLFALTQETGEIAWTVSGSLESQGVFGVAAPASAQGTVIAGFSSGELNAYRYENGRSLWGDVLSKSSMSTSVSSLSDIDAEPVIDQGRVYAVGQGGRMVAMDIASGNRMWEQNIAGISTPWVAGEWLFVVTDDARLMCLSRGSGKVRWIAQLQHYKNVKKSKGPIAWIGPVLAGGRLVLANTRGEIAFVSPKDGSVLSKMEAKAPVTLPLVVASNMLYVLDAKGMLTAYR from the coding sequence ATGAACAACAAGTTGAGGGTGACGGCCGCGATCGCGGCGCTCGCGCTGGTGAGCGGCTGCGGCGTGTTCAAGGGCGGGGGCAAGAAGACCCCGGTCCTGGGCGATCGCGTGCCGATCCTGATGTCGGAAACCGACATCCTGGCCGACAAGTCGGTGGCGGGCATCGAGGTGCTGCTGCCCGCCGCGGAGCCCAATGACGGCTGGCGCCAGCCCGGCGGCAATGCGTCCAAGTCGATGGGGCATCTGGCGCTCGGCGAGACGCTGACGCGCGTGTGGTCCAAGGACGTGGCCAAGCCCTCGAAGCGCGAGCGGATGGCGGCGGCGCCGGTGATTTCGGACAACCGGCTGTTCGTCGTCGACACCGGCGGCGTCGTCCATGCGATGGCCGCCGATACCGGCGCGACGCTGTGGACCGCCGAGACCGCGACCGAGAAGGGCAATAAGGGCGCGCGCTTCGGCGGCGGCGCCAGCGTCGAGGGCGACCGCGTCTATGCCACCAACGGGCTGGGCGACGTCGTCGCGCTGAACGCCGCCGATGGTGCGGTGCTGTGGCACAAGCGCCCGGGCGGGCCGTTGCGCGGATCGCCGACGATCGCCAGCGGCAATGTGTATGTGGTGACGCAGGACAACCAGCTCTTCGCACTGACGCAGGAAACCGGCGAGATCGCGTGGACGGTTTCGGGTAGCCTCGAATCGCAGGGCGTGTTCGGCGTCGCGGCGCCGGCGTCGGCGCAGGGCACCGTCATCGCGGGCTTCTCGTCGGGCGAGCTCAATGCCTATCGCTACGAGAATGGCCGGTCGCTGTGGGGCGATGTGCTGTCCAAGTCGAGCATGTCGACCTCGGTCTCTTCGCTGTCGGACATCGATGCCGAGCCGGTGATCGACCAGGGCCGCGTCTATGCCGTCGGGCAGGGCGGGCGCATGGTGGCGATGGACATCGCCAGCGGCAACCGCATGTGGGAACAGAATATCGCCGGCATCTCGACCCCGTGGGTCGCGGGCGAATGGCTGTTCGTCGTGACCGACGACGCCCGGCTGATGTGCCTGTCGCGCGGCAGCGGCAAGGTGCGCTGGATCGCGCAGCTCCAGCATTACAAGAACGTCAAGAAGTCCAAGGGGCCGATTGCGTGGATCGGGCCGGTTCTGGCGGGCGGCAGGCTGGTGCTTGCCAATACCCGCGGCGAAATCGCCTTTGTCTCGCCCAAGGACGGCAGCGTGCTGTCGAAGATGGAGGCCAAGGCGCCGGTGACGCTGCCGCTGGTCGTCGCGAGCAACATGCTGTACGTGCTCGACGCCAAGGGTATGCTGACTGCGTATCGCTGA
- a CDS encoding tetratricopeptide repeat protein, whose protein sequence is MALPPSGTTDEAFLREVDEEYRRDQAVRIFQRYGRWIAIAVVVALLALAGYLYSQHLATSAAGKRGEAYDAAMRMIEQGQPDKAAPELEKIATSGNNGYAAMARIALGNVALEKKDAKGAAARFAQVANDTGFEKPYRDMALVRQTAAEFDTLKPEQVIERLKPFTDPNSPWLGTAGEMVAAAYLKAGKTAEAGKLYGQIAQGGEKIPESIRQRAVQLAGVLGVDAIDQSKETKAQ, encoded by the coding sequence TTGGCGCTTCCCCCCTCCGGCACGACTGACGAAGCCTTTCTGCGCGAAGTCGACGAAGAGTATCGCCGCGACCAGGCGGTGCGCATTTTCCAGCGCTATGGCCGCTGGATCGCGATCGCGGTGGTGGTCGCGCTGCTGGCGCTGGCAGGATATCTCTATTCGCAGCATCTGGCGACCAGCGCGGCGGGCAAGCGCGGCGAGGCCTATGACGCGGCGATGCGGATGATCGAGCAGGGCCAGCCCGACAAGGCGGCGCCCGAGCTGGAGAAGATCGCGACCAGCGGCAACAACGGCTATGCCGCGATGGCGCGGATCGCGCTGGGCAATGTGGCGCTGGAGAAGAAGGACGCCAAGGGCGCGGCGGCACGCTTTGCCCAGGTCGCGAACGATACGGGCTTCGAAAAGCCGTATCGCGACATGGCGCTGGTCCGCCAGACCGCCGCCGAGTTCGACACGCTCAAGCCCGAGCAGGTGATCGAGCGGCTCAAGCCCTTTACCGATCCCAATTCGCCCTGGCTGGGCACCGCAGGCGAAATGGTCGCCGCGGCCTATCTGAAGGCCGGCAAGACCGCCGAGGCGGGCAAGCTGTACGGCCAGATCGCCCAGGGCGGCGAGAAAATCCCCGAATCGATCCGTCAACGGGCGGTTCAGCTGGCGGGCGTACTGGGTGTCGACGCCATCGATCAGTCGAAGGAAACCAAGGCTCAATGA
- the panB gene encoding 3-methyl-2-oxobutanoate hydroxymethyltransferase, producing the protein MSHLTIDTATSRATPTPAPMKRLTIPSIRHRKGQEPIVMLTAYTTRMAQLLDAHCDMLLVGDSLGQVIYGLPSTLPVTLDMMIAHGAAVVRGSYHAVVIVDLPFGSYEASPEAAFASASRVLAETGAAGVKLEGGATMAPVVEFLTRRGIPVMGHVGLTPQAVNALGGYAARGRSNAEHAQIIDDARAIAEAGAFGIVAEGVVETLADEITAAVSVPVIGIGASAQCDGQVLVIDDMLGMFERNARFVKRYDDLAGRISAAVATYAAEVRSRAFPGPEQVYAARD; encoded by the coding sequence ATGTCTCATCTGACCATCGACACCGCGACCAGCCGCGCGACGCCCACGCCCGCGCCGATGAAGCGGCTGACCATCCCCTCGATCCGCCACCGCAAGGGGCAAGAGCCGATCGTGATGCTGACCGCCTACACCACGCGGATGGCGCAGCTGCTCGACGCGCATTGCGACATGCTGCTGGTCGGCGACAGCCTGGGGCAGGTGATCTACGGGCTGCCCTCGACGCTGCCCGTCACGCTGGACATGATGATCGCGCATGGCGCGGCGGTGGTGCGCGGGTCCTATCATGCGGTGGTGATCGTCGACCTGCCGTTCGGCAGCTATGAGGCGAGCCCCGAGGCGGCGTTCGCGTCGGCTTCGCGCGTGCTGGCCGAGACCGGCGCGGCGGGGGTCAAGCTGGAGGGCGGGGCGACGATGGCGCCGGTGGTGGAATTCCTCACCCGGCGCGGCATCCCGGTGATGGGGCATGTCGGGCTGACGCCGCAGGCGGTCAACGCGCTGGGCGGCTATGCCGCGCGCGGGCGGAGCAACGCCGAACATGCGCAGATCATCGACGACGCCCGCGCGATTGCGGAGGCGGGCGCGTTCGGGATCGTCGCCGAGGGCGTGGTCGAGACGCTGGCCGATGAAATCACCGCGGCGGTATCGGTGCCGGTGATCGGGATCGGCGCATCGGCGCAGTGCGACGGGCAGGTATTGGTGATCGACGACATGCTGGGGATGTTCGAGCGCAATGCGCGGTTCGTGAAGCGCTATGACGATCTGGCTGGCCGCATTTCCGCCGCGGTTGCGACCTATGCCGCCGAAGTCCGCTCGCGGGCCTTTCCCGGCCCCGAACAGGTCTATGCGGCACGCGATTGA
- a CDS encoding helix-turn-helix transcriptional regulator, with amino-acid sequence MAEPRITNQIRTLRFLAGEMTQADLGTRIGVTRQTIAAIEAGKYSPTLEAAFRIAQVFGKPLEEVFQWVG; translated from the coding sequence ATGGCTGAGCCCCGCATCACCAACCAGATCCGCACGCTGCGCTTCCTGGCAGGCGAGATGACCCAGGCCGACCTCGGCACCCGCATCGGCGTCACCCGCCAGACGATCGCCGCGATCGAAGCAGGCAAATACTCCCCCACGCTCGAAGCCGCGTTCCGGATAGCGCAGGTCTTCGGCAAGCCGCTGGAAGAGGTGTTCCAGTGGGTTGGGTAG
- a CDS encoding YdeI/OmpD-associated family protein: MTTPFPHGTVHEAGDDLQAALRADLGILALWTALTPLGRNEFICWVEDARQPATRARRIARTCEELLEGKRRPCCWPGCIHRTDKAPSAWQQAVLIEGKGRKGAQPRATDPSKP, encoded by the coding sequence GTGACGACGCCTTTCCCGCACGGCACCGTCCATGAGGCCGGCGACGACCTGCAAGCGGCGCTGCGGGCGGACCTCGGCATTCTCGCCCTGTGGACCGCGCTGACGCCGCTCGGCCGCAACGAATTCATCTGCTGGGTCGAAGATGCCAGGCAACCCGCCACCCGCGCCCGGCGCATCGCCCGCACGTGCGAGGAACTGCTCGAAGGCAAGCGCCGCCCCTGTTGCTGGCCGGGCTGCATCCACCGCACCGACAAGGCGCCAAGTGCGTGGCAACAGGCGGTGCTGATCGAGGGGAAGGGCCGCAAAGGCGCCCAACCCCGCGCCACCGACCCCTCCAAACCCTAA